In Afipia carboxidovorans OM5, the sequence CGCCGAAGGCCAATCGGTAGGGGACCGTGAGAGGCAGCCGCAGCTTGGCCGTCGCGAGGGCGATTTTGGAATTGGGAAGACCTGTTGGCATTGTTTTATCGTTCCATTTTTTTGAAAAAAACGTACCATTTTTTTCTAGACTCGTTCGAGATTTGCTGTCAAGTTTTGATCAAGATCAAAAAGGGGCCAAACGCCCATCCCAAAAATCCAAATAAATCAAGGGAGTCACGCTAATGAGGGGTCTTTTCTTGGCTTTCGCAGCCGGCTTGGCTGGAACAGTGGTTTTTTCACCCGTTGCGTCCATTGCGGCCGATTATCCGTCCCGTCCGATCACCTTCATCGTGCCGTGGGGACCTGGCGGCGGGGCCGATCAGGTCGCGCGGATCGTCAGCAAGCTGGTCGAGCCTGAGCTGAAGACCTCGGTGCCGGTGGTGAACATGCCGGGTGCGACCGGCCAGACCGGCCTCACCAAGCTCGTGACCTCGCCGGCGGATGGCTACACCATCGAGGTGATGACCGGTGACACGCTTGCGCTGTTTGCCGCGAAGAACTCCCGCTTCAAGCTCGAGCAGATCACGCCGCTCGCGGTGATGATCCAGCAGCCCTCGGGCTTCTTCTCGAGCGTGACCGGTTCGCTGCAGAGCTGGGCCGATGTGGAGAAGGCCGTCGCGGACAAGGAATTGCGCATGGCGGTGACGGGCTATGGCAGCCCGGATGACATGTCGGTCAATTTCTTCAAAGCCAAGGGCATGAAATTCCAGAGCGTCAGCTTTGCCGAGCCCGGCATGCGCTACGCGTCAGTGGTCGGCGGCCAGAGCGATCTGCTCTATGAACAGGCTGGTGACGTTCGCAGCTTCATCGACGGCAAGCAGATGAAGCCGGTGTTGTTCTTCAGCAAGAAGCCGGTCGAGGGCTTCGAGGACGTCGCGTATTCAGGCAAGCTCGGTTACAACGTCTACCTTCCGCAATTCCGCGTCATTATCGCGCGCTCCGGCACCGATCCGGCGATCGTGAAGACTCTGTCGGATGCGCTGGCCAAGGTCGCACAGTCGAAGGAATACCGCGACTATCTCAAGCTGCAATATGCCGAGGCTGACAGCTTTATCGGTCCCGAAGACAGCCTGAAGTTCATGAAGGGCTGGCTCAGCGAGGCGAGTGCGCTCTCGCAGAACAACGCCGCCACCACGGCCGCGAAATAACGCGCCAGCCATGTCGGGTGACGCAATGTCCAGTAAATCAGTGCATGGGAGCGCCGGGTCCGGCACTCCTGTGCCTGCCTTGAAGTGGCTCCGCGATCTCGGGCCTTACGTTCTGATCATCGGCGCCGCGATCGCGCTCTATCAGATCGCGTCCCGGATTTCCTATACCGAAATCCCCGGTCAGATGGGGCCGGAGCGGTGGCCGAAGATCATCATCGCGCTGTTGATCTGCGTCAGCGGATTCGAGATCGTGCGTCGGATCATCGTGTCTGTCAGACCGCGCACTGCTGCGGAGACTGTGGATGACGAGGGCTTCTCACAGCAGATGGAAGCCCATCCGATGTTGGTTGCTGCGGCGACGGCCGCCACGGTCGGCTACCTGTTGCTGCTCGGCCTGCTTGGTTTCTTCACGGCGACAGTTCTGTATCTCGCGGCCGTGATGTGGATCGGCGGTGTGCGCAAGCCCGCGCTTCTGGGCCTGCTGTCGATCTCCTTCGGTTTCGTCTTTTCATTCTTCTTCATGACGCTGATCTACGTCGCACTGCCACTCGGGGAGGGGCCGTTCGCTCAGATCTCGCTGATCGTCATGAAACTTGTCGGCGCCAACTGAGGGGGACGACATGGATACCTTTCATCTTCTGTTGGCAGGCTTTGCCGAAGTCTTCAAATGGCAGGACATGGTCGCGCTGGTGATCGGCCTGTGCGTCGGCATGGCCGTCTCCGTTCTGCCTGGTCTCGGTCTCGTGATGGGTGTGGTGCTCGCGCTGCCGTTCACCTACTCGATGAGTCTCGAAACCTCGATTATCCTGCTGACCGCCATCTATATGTCCGGCACTTATGCCGGCTGCTACACGGCGATCCTCTACAAAATCCCCGGCGAGCCGATGGACGTTCCACTGTTGTGGGACGGGTGGGGGATGACGATGCGAGGTGATGCGGCAAAGGCGCTCGGCTGGGCGTTGGTCGCAGCACTCACGGGTGGTCTTGTGTCCTCGGCGGTGATGGTCAGTCTCGCTGGCCCGCTCAGCAAGGTCGCGTTGAGTTTCGGCGCGCCGGAATATTTCGCCGCGGTCTTCTTTGGTCTGACAACCG encodes:
- a CDS encoding Bug family tripartite tricarboxylate transporter substrate binding protein — encoded protein: MVFSPVASIAADYPSRPITFIVPWGPGGGADQVARIVSKLVEPELKTSVPVVNMPGATGQTGLTKLVTSPADGYTIEVMTGDTLALFAAKNSRFKLEQITPLAVMIQQPSGFFSSVTGSLQSWADVEKAVADKELRMAVTGYGSPDDMSVNFFKAKGMKFQSVSFAEPGMRYASVVGGQSDLLYEQAGDVRSFIDGKQMKPVLFFSKKPVEGFEDVAYSGKLGYNVYLPQFRVIIARSGTDPAIVKTLSDALAKVAQSKEYRDYLKLQYAEADSFIGPEDSLKFMKGWLSEASALSQNNAATTAAK
- a CDS encoding tripartite tricarboxylate transporter TctB family protein, whose protein sequence is MSSKSVHGSAGSGTPVPALKWLRDLGPYVLIIGAAIALYQIASRISYTEIPGQMGPERWPKIIIALLICVSGFEIVRRIIVSVRPRTAAETVDDEGFSQQMEAHPMLVAAATAATVGYLLLLGLLGFFTATVLYLAAVMWIGGVRKPALLGLLSISFGFVFSFFFMTLIYVALPLGEGPFAQISLIVMKLVGAN